A genomic stretch from Komagataeibacter xylinus includes:
- a CDS encoding efflux RND transporter periplasmic adaptor subunit translates to MIVPGSTTSSSPIYPAVVAARVQPTLAFRVAGKIVSRKVDEGQVVHRGDVLMTLDRTDLAHDVTSQSANAASLRAAWENAAADERRYRGLDQTGAVSKSFYDGIRSRAESLHAQLMAADANRRIATDRDDYTVLRADHDGTVLSVFAEAGNVVSAGQQVLTFASAGPLEASVDLPEDMNLPIGSSAIVSDAKSDQIITRAASLRQIAAIEDTATRTVNARYIIPNFPTNLRIGQTLTVTLTSSLSDDMVVPLSALFDMGSAPGVWIIEPSNKKVAFHPVPLRRVEGSAAVIMPDQRMRDLRASGELQVVAAGVHDLHAGEVVTIAPDQAQMQ, encoded by the coding sequence GTGATTGTTCCCGGCAGCACGACCTCTTCGTCCCCGATATATCCCGCTGTCGTCGCAGCACGCGTGCAGCCCACGCTTGCCTTTCGTGTTGCGGGGAAAATAGTTTCCCGGAAGGTCGACGAGGGTCAGGTCGTACATCGCGGTGATGTACTGATGACCCTCGACAGAACCGATCTTGCGCATGACGTGACTAGCCAGAGCGCTAATGCGGCATCCTTGCGTGCGGCCTGGGAGAATGCAGCGGCTGACGAACGTCGTTATCGGGGTCTGGATCAGACGGGCGCCGTGTCGAAGTCTTTCTACGATGGAATACGCAGTCGTGCCGAAAGTCTCCACGCACAACTCATGGCGGCGGACGCCAATCGCAGGATCGCGACTGACCGGGACGACTATACGGTTTTGAGGGCCGACCATGACGGTACGGTGCTTTCCGTTTTTGCCGAGGCCGGTAATGTTGTATCGGCAGGCCAACAGGTCCTGACCTTCGCATCAGCCGGTCCTCTGGAGGCGTCGGTTGATCTCCCCGAAGACATGAATCTTCCTATCGGCTCTTCAGCGATCGTTTCAGATGCAAAGAGCGATCAGATCATCACGCGCGCCGCGTCGCTCCGCCAGATCGCCGCTATTGAAGATACTGCAACGAGAACGGTGAACGCACGGTACATCATCCCGAATTTTCCGACGAACTTACGGATCGGACAGACGCTCACTGTTACGCTGACATCGTCACTGTCCGACGATATGGTCGTTCCTCTTTCTGCTCTTTTCGATATGGGAAGCGCACCGGGCGTATGGATCATCGAACCATCTAACAAGAAGGTCGCGTTTCACCCGGTGCCTCTCCGGCGTGTTGAAGGCAGCGCGGCTGTTATAATGCCCGATCAGAGAATGCGCGACCTGCGTGCTTCCGGCGAATTACAGGTGGTCGCTGCTGGTGTCCATGACCTCCATGCGGGGGAAGTTGTGACGATCGCGCCTGACCAGGCGCAGATGCAATGA
- a CDS encoding TetR/AcrR family transcriptional regulator, protein MQSAGKGQRGPIDHERREQILDAANEHFRHYGYKKTTVADLAKAIGLSTAYIYKFFDSKRAIGEEICRQCHERVMADVKDAMGSGKPASERLRLIFLTLARDGIDLLFNDRKMHDIVLAALEEGWSTAADFDAELLSHVRSVIADGRDAGEFERKTPLEEACRGVVLALQPVRHPVLLEFNHNTLIEDASLLAGLVLRSLSV, encoded by the coding sequence ATGCAGTCAGCAGGCAAAGGTCAGAGAGGCCCGATAGACCATGAGCGGCGGGAGCAGATTCTCGATGCCGCCAATGAGCATTTCCGCCACTATGGATACAAGAAAACGACTGTCGCTGACCTTGCCAAGGCGATCGGTCTCTCGACTGCATATATCTACAAGTTCTTTGATTCCAAACGGGCTATCGGCGAAGAGATCTGTCGCCAGTGTCACGAGCGGGTGATGGCGGACGTCAAGGATGCCATGGGCTCCGGCAAACCAGCGTCGGAGAGGCTTCGCCTCATCTTTCTGACCCTTGCCCGTGACGGAATCGACCTTCTGTTCAATGACCGGAAAATGCACGACATTGTGCTCGCGGCTCTGGAAGAAGGCTGGTCGACGGCCGCCGACTTCGACGCGGAATTGCTGTCACACGTCAGATCGGTGATTGCCGATGGCAGGGACGCAGGAGAGTTTGAGCGCAAGACTCCACTAGAAGAAGCCTGCCGTGGAGTGGTCCTTGCACTCCAGCCTGTCAGACATCCCGTGCTTCTCGAGTTCAATCATAATACCCTTATTGAGGATGCCTCTCTCCTGGCCGGCCTGGTGCTGAGGAGCCTTTCAGTATAG